A window from Streptomyces griseiscabiei encodes these proteins:
- a CDS encoding ABC transporter permease encodes MSTGTVEPNALDTRGRTYWLLADVWNVVRRGLTHYQRQPINIAWQLGFPILSVLLYGYVFGSAMKVPGGGDYRDFLMPGMFVMTMAFGFINTATLVVYDSTKGVIDRFRSMPMAPSAVVAGRGVTDLLAACAELAIMMLTAFAMGWRPDAGLGFLGAFGLLLWLRFALIWIGVWLGLMVPNPEAAGGLFAVAFPLTMISSIYVAPQLMPDWLGWIAAWNPISSTAAATRELFGTSAGAGDSWVEQHALLMAGVWPVVLTLVFLPLAVRRFQKLSR; translated from the coding sequence ATGAGCACCGGCACCGTCGAGCCGAACGCCTTGGACACGCGCGGCCGTACGTACTGGCTGCTGGCCGACGTCTGGAACGTCGTCCGCCGCGGTCTCACCCACTACCAGCGCCAACCGATCAACATCGCCTGGCAGTTGGGCTTTCCCATCCTGTCCGTGCTGCTGTACGGCTATGTCTTCGGCAGTGCCATGAAGGTGCCCGGCGGCGGGGACTACCGGGACTTCCTGATGCCGGGCATGTTCGTGATGACGATGGCCTTCGGGTTCATCAACACGGCGACGCTGGTGGTCTACGACTCCACCAAGGGGGTCATCGACCGGTTCCGTTCCATGCCGATGGCGCCGTCGGCGGTGGTCGCGGGGCGCGGCGTGACCGATCTCCTCGCGGCCTGCGCGGAGTTGGCCATCATGATGCTGACGGCCTTCGCGATGGGCTGGCGCCCGGACGCGGGGCTCGGCTTCCTGGGCGCCTTCGGGCTGCTGCTCTGGCTCCGCTTCGCGCTGATCTGGATCGGGGTCTGGCTGGGCCTCATGGTCCCCAACCCGGAGGCGGCGGGCGGTCTCTTCGCGGTCGCCTTCCCGCTGACCATGATCTCCAGCATCTATGTCGCCCCGCAGCTCATGCCCGACTGGCTGGGCTGGATCGCCGCGTGGAACCCGATCTCCTCCACGGCCGCCGCGACCCGTGAACTGTTCGGGACGTCGGCCGGTGCCGGGGACTCCTGGGTCGAGCAGCACGCGCTGCTGATGGCCGGGGTGTGGCCGGTGGTGCTCACGCTGGTGTTCCTGCCGCTGGCGGTGCGGAGGTTCCAGAAGCTGAGCCGGTGA
- a CDS encoding cellulase family glycosylhydrolase encodes MFRSLRRTLGTLCAAAAVLALPLTGGAHAAVGAADEVGAAEAGAGYWHTSGRQILDANGQSVRIAGINWFGFETANHVTHGLWSRDYKSMIDQMRSLGYNTIRMPYSDDILKPGTMPDSLNHSDGKNADLQGLTSLQVLDKIVAYAGQTGLKVILDRHRPDAAGQSALWYTSAVPETTWITNLKALASRYKGNSTVVGIDLHNEPHDPACWGCGDTARDWRLAAQRAGNAVLSVNPELLILVEGVQTFNGVSGWWGGNLMGVAQYPVQLDVANRVVYSAHDYATSVAQQSWFSDPSFPANMPGIWDRYWGYIFKQNIAPVWVGEFGTTLQSTVDQRWLAALVTYLRSTSAYGNDSFHWTFWSWNPNSGDTGGILKDDWQTVDTVKDGYLASIKAPGFPPGGGGPGDPGDPGDPGDPGGGTPSCTAAYTVTSDWGGGFNADVKVTNSGTTAISSWKVSWTWPGSQRVTNMWNASYTQSGATVTAVNAAHNGALAAGGSATLGFGGAPGGGGVPSVSCTAA; translated from the coding sequence ATGTTCCGCAGCTTACGGAGAACCCTGGGCACCCTGTGCGCGGCCGCCGCCGTGCTCGCGCTGCCTCTGACCGGCGGCGCGCACGCGGCGGTCGGCGCGGCCGACGAGGTCGGCGCGGCCGAGGCCGGTGCCGGCTACTGGCACACCAGCGGCCGGCAGATCCTGGACGCGAACGGCCAGTCGGTCCGGATCGCCGGGATCAACTGGTTCGGCTTCGAGACCGCCAACCACGTCACCCACGGCCTCTGGTCCCGCGACTACAAGAGCATGATCGACCAGATGAGGTCACTGGGCTACAACACCATCCGGATGCCCTACAGCGACGACATCCTCAAGCCCGGCACCATGCCCGACAGCCTCAACCACTCCGACGGCAAGAACGCCGACCTCCAGGGCCTCACCTCGCTCCAGGTCCTGGACAAGATCGTCGCGTACGCCGGTCAGACCGGTCTGAAGGTCATCCTCGACCGGCACCGTCCGGACGCGGCGGGGCAGTCGGCCCTCTGGTACACCTCGGCCGTCCCCGAGACGACGTGGATCACCAACCTCAAGGCGCTGGCGAGCCGTTACAAGGGCAACTCGACGGTCGTCGGCATCGACCTGCACAACGAGCCCCACGATCCCGCCTGCTGGGGCTGCGGCGACACGGCCCGCGACTGGCGGCTGGCCGCCCAGCGCGCCGGCAACGCGGTGCTGTCCGTCAACCCCGAGCTGCTGATCCTGGTCGAGGGCGTCCAGACGTTCAACGGTGTCTCGGGCTGGTGGGGCGGCAACCTGATGGGCGTGGCCCAGTACCCCGTACAGCTGGACGTGGCGAACCGGGTGGTGTACTCCGCCCACGACTACGCCACGAGCGTCGCCCAGCAGAGCTGGTTCAGCGACCCGTCCTTCCCGGCCAACATGCCCGGGATCTGGGACCGTTACTGGGGTTACATCTTCAAGCAGAACATCGCGCCGGTGTGGGTGGGCGAATTCGGTACGACGCTCCAGTCGACGGTGGACCAGCGATGGCTGGCGGCCCTGGTGACGTATCTGCGCTCCACGTCGGCGTACGGCAACGACTCCTTCCACTGGACCTTCTGGTCCTGGAACCCCAACTCCGGTGACACCGGCGGCATCCTGAAGGACGACTGGCAGACGGTCGACACGGTCAAGGACGGCTATCTGGCGAGCATCAAGGCGCCCGGCTTCCCGCCGGGCGGGGGCGGCCCCGGTGATCCGGGCGACCCGGGCGATCCCGGTGACCCCGGCGGCGGGACGCCCTCCTGCACCGCCGCCTACACCGTCACCAGCGACTGGGGCGGCGGCTTCAACGCCGATGTGAAGGTCACCAACTCCGGTACGACCGCGATCAGTTCGTGGAAGGTCAGCTGGACCTGGCCGGGCTCCCAGCGGGTCACGAACATGTGGAACGCCTCGTACACCCAGAGCGGCGCCACGGTCACCGCCGTCAACGCCGCCCACAACGGGGCGCTCGCGGCGGGCGGTTCGGCAACCCTCGGCTTCGGGGGCGCGCCCGGGGGCGGGGGTGTGCCGAGTGTGAGCTGCACGGCCGCGTGA
- a CDS encoding DeoR/GlpR family DNA-binding transcription regulator codes for MLAERRHRLILRALRSGGTASVTGLAEQLGSSAATIRRDLLKLEADGLLTRVHGGAVVDDRRAPFDEAAEVLVTEKDAIAARAAALIEDGQSVILDSGTTVHRLALRLRGRRITVITNNLAVYDELVDDEAVDLMLLGGMVIRESRMLDGFMAEDNLRQVHADWLFMGACGIRPGGQVMDTTVAEVPARRAMIAAGDRVVLLADRSKFPGDGMVKICGPEDLDALVTTAPEGDPTCAALREAGVDVIGVGTEPDRAADTAADRVADTV; via the coding sequence GTGCTGGCTGAACGACGACACCGACTCATTCTGCGGGCCCTGCGTTCCGGCGGCACGGCGTCCGTGACCGGTCTCGCCGAGCAGCTCGGGTCCAGCGCGGCGACGATCCGCCGGGATCTGCTCAAGCTGGAGGCGGACGGGCTGCTCACCCGGGTCCACGGCGGGGCGGTCGTCGACGACCGGCGGGCGCCCTTCGACGAGGCCGCCGAGGTGCTGGTGACGGAGAAGGACGCCATCGCCGCCCGGGCCGCCGCCCTGATCGAGGACGGTCAGTCGGTCATCCTGGACAGCGGCACGACGGTCCACCGGCTCGCCCTCCGGCTGCGTGGCCGCCGGATCACCGTGATCACCAACAACCTCGCCGTGTACGACGAACTCGTCGACGACGAGGCCGTCGACCTGATGCTGCTCGGGGGCATGGTCATCCGTGAGTCACGCATGCTGGACGGGTTCATGGCGGAGGACAACCTCCGTCAGGTCCATGCCGACTGGCTGTTCATGGGCGCCTGCGGCATCCGCCCCGGGGGCCAGGTCATGGACACCACCGTGGCCGAGGTGCCCGCCCGGCGTGCCATGATCGCGGCCGGTGACCGGGTCGTCCTGCTGGCCGACAGGAGCAAGTTCCCCGGCGACGGCATGGTGAAGATCTGCGGCCCCGAGGACCTGGACGCGCTCGTCACCACCGCCCCGGAGGGGGACCCGACCTGCGCGGCCCTGCGGGAGGCCGGCGTGGACGTGATCGGGGTGGGGACGGAGCCCGACAGGGCCGCGGACACGGCCGCGGACAGGGTCGCGGACACGGTCTAG
- a CDS encoding BtrH N-terminal domain-containing protein produces MVMVRGVDARGMRHCETTALGVLLRHEGADLSEPMLFGLGSGLSFVHWDSKAMDFPFLGGRVRPFELTRNLAAALGLELAVEETTSPRKAWRNITAPLDAGRPVGLQLDSHHLDYFGTKVHFGGHVVAMYGYDDQVAHLVDTAQQGGAVTTSLASLAAARAARGPMTARHRSFTVTAPGGPPSTQDRIVPAIRTCAAAFLNPPIANLGHRGIEKTARQLPKWLRRDGDPRAGLRRTAVLMEQAGTGGALFRNLYRDFLAESAGLIDSPHLRTGHTLYAEAAALWTQVAALIATAGDSGDPRPLDEAATALHDLARIEHDAMRALSRL; encoded by the coding sequence ATGGTCATGGTGAGGGGCGTCGACGCCCGCGGCATGCGGCACTGCGAGACGACGGCGCTGGGTGTACTCCTGCGCCACGAGGGAGCGGACCTCTCCGAGCCCATGCTGTTCGGCCTCGGCTCCGGGCTGTCCTTCGTCCACTGGGACAGCAAGGCCATGGACTTCCCCTTCCTCGGCGGCCGGGTCAGGCCCTTCGAGCTGACCCGGAACCTGGCCGCCGCCCTCGGGCTCGAACTCGCGGTCGAGGAGACCACCTCCCCGCGCAAGGCCTGGCGGAACATCACGGCACCCCTCGACGCGGGCCGCCCCGTCGGTCTCCAGCTCGACAGCCACCACCTGGACTACTTCGGCACCAAGGTGCACTTCGGCGGGCACGTGGTGGCGATGTACGGCTACGACGACCAGGTCGCCCACCTGGTGGACACCGCCCAGCAGGGCGGAGCCGTCACCACGAGCCTCGCCTCCCTGGCCGCCGCCAGAGCCGCGCGCGGCCCCATGACCGCCCGGCACCGCTCCTTCACCGTCACGGCACCCGGCGGCCCGCCGTCAACCCAGGACCGGATCGTCCCCGCGATCAGGACGTGCGCCGCCGCCTTCCTGAACCCACCCATCGCGAACCTGGGCCACCGGGGCATCGAGAAGACCGCCCGGCAGCTCCCGAAGTGGCTGCGGCGCGACGGCGATCCACGGGCGGGCCTGCGCCGCACCGCCGTCCTCATGGAACAGGCCGGCACCGGCGGCGCCCTGTTCCGCAACCTCTACCGGGACTTCCTCGCCGAGTCCGCCGGGCTGATCGACAGCCCTCACCTGCGCACCGGCCACACCCTGTACGCCGAGGCCGCCGCCCTCTGGACCCAGGTGGCCGCCCTCATCGCCACGGCCGGCGACTCCGGCGACCCCCGCCCCCTCGACGAGGCCGCCACCGCCCTCCACGACCTGGCCCGTATCGAGCACGACGCGATGCGGGCCCTCAGCCGGCTCTAG
- a CDS encoding alpha/beta hydrolase gives MRRSAAVLSGAVVVLAGTLTAVPANASAPSAANAVQAAAAKVAWKKCATDNSPTLQCASVKVPLDYAKPSGKKITLALTRVPHTSKTFQGPLLVNPGGPGGSGTGLASFVASSLPKKVAAQYDVIGFDPRGVGESKPALNCKPGYFDPVRPDSVPSTAAIEKANVKRAQSFAKACGTKYKDVLPYINTISAAKDLESIRKALGAKKINYFGYSYGTYLGAVYAKLYPSRVRRLVLDSIVDPTGVWYRDNLDQDYAFDKRHKAFMKWVAKNNGTYKLGTDPKKIEAKWYAMRAALAKKPVGGKVKVGASELEDTFIPGGYYNGYWPFLAEAFAAYVGDKNSDPLVEAYQNFAAIDSSGDNGYSVYASVQCRDASWPRDWKTWTKDNWAVYKKAPFMAWNNAWYNAPCAFWPTKSLKPVNIANSKLPPALLFQATDDAATPYQGGVTVHKLLKNSSLVVEQGGGNHGISLSGNSCLDKYLATYLTNGKVPRGKGTADATCKKLADPKPAAPQDASARSTLGATQGPAATDGATLHGILGFRG, from the coding sequence ATGAGAAGAAGCGCAGCCGTGTTGAGCGGTGCCGTCGTGGTCCTGGCCGGGACGCTCACCGCCGTGCCCGCCAACGCCAGCGCCCCGTCCGCCGCGAACGCCGTCCAGGCCGCCGCCGCGAAGGTCGCCTGGAAGAAGTGCGCCACGGACAACTCCCCGACGCTGCAGTGCGCGTCGGTGAAGGTGCCGCTCGACTACGCCAAGCCGAGCGGGAAGAAGATCACGCTCGCGCTGACCCGCGTGCCGCACACCTCGAAGACGTTCCAGGGCCCGCTGCTGGTCAACCCGGGCGGCCCCGGCGGCAGCGGTACGGGTCTGGCCTCGTTCGTCGCGTCCTCGCTGCCGAAGAAGGTGGCGGCGCAGTACGACGTCATCGGCTTCGACCCGCGCGGCGTGGGCGAGAGCAAGCCCGCCCTGAACTGCAAGCCGGGCTACTTCGACCCGGTGCGCCCGGACTCGGTGCCCAGCACCGCCGCGATCGAGAAGGCCAACGTCAAGCGCGCCCAGTCCTTCGCCAAGGCCTGCGGCACGAAGTACAAGGACGTCCTGCCGTACATCAACACGATCAGCGCGGCGAAGGACCTGGAGTCGATCCGCAAGGCCCTCGGCGCCAAGAAGATCAACTACTTCGGTTACTCGTACGGCACCTACCTCGGCGCGGTCTACGCCAAGCTCTACCCCTCGCGGGTGCGGCGTCTGGTGCTCGACTCGATCGTCGACCCGACGGGTGTCTGGTACCGGGACAACCTCGACCAGGACTACGCGTTCGACAAGCGCCACAAGGCGTTCATGAAGTGGGTCGCCAAGAACAACGGCACCTACAAGCTCGGCACCGACCCGAAGAAGATCGAGGCGAAGTGGTACGCCATGCGTGCCGCCCTCGCCAAGAAGCCGGTGGGCGGCAAGGTGAAGGTGGGCGCCTCGGAGCTGGAGGACACCTTCATCCCCGGCGGCTACTACAACGGCTACTGGCCGTTCCTCGCCGAGGCGTTCGCCGCCTATGTGGGGGACAAGAACTCCGACCCGCTGGTCGAGGCGTACCAGAACTTCGCCGCCATCGACTCCTCCGGTGACAACGGCTACAGCGTCTACGCCTCGGTGCAGTGCCGTGACGCGTCCTGGCCGCGCGACTGGAAGACGTGGACCAAGGACAACTGGGCGGTCTACAAGAAGGCGCCGTTCATGGCCTGGAACAACGCCTGGTACAACGCGCCGTGCGCGTTCTGGCCGACCAAGTCCCTGAAGCCGGTGAACATCGCCAACTCCAAGCTCCCGCCGGCGCTGCTGTTCCAGGCGACGGACGACGCGGCCACCCCGTACCAGGGCGGTGTCACCGTCCACAAGCTGCTCAAGAACTCCAGCCTGGTCGTCGAGCAGGGCGGCGGCAACCACGGCATCTCGCTGAGCGGCAACAGCTGCCTCGACAAGTACCTGGCCACCTACCTGACCAACGGCAAGGTGCCGCGGGGCAAGGGCACGGCCGACGCCACCTGCAAGAAGCTGGCCGACCCGAAGCCGGCGGCCCCGCAGGACGCTTCGGCCCGGTCGACGCTGGGCGCCACGCAGGGGCCGGCCGCGACTGACGGCGCCACCCTGCACGGGATACTCGGCTTCCGCGGCTGA
- the serC gene encoding phosphoserine transaminase, protein MADIQIPADIKPADGRFGAGPSKVRTEALDALAATGTSLLGTSHRQAPVKNLVGQVREGVSELFSLPEGYEVVLGNGGSTAFWDVATHGLIENKSQHLTFGEFSSKFAKAAKLAPWLAEPTVVSSDPGTHPEAQAEAGVDVYAFTHNETSTGVAAPIRRVAGADEGALVLVDATSGAGGLPVDIAETDVYYFAPQKSFASDGGLWIGVFSPAAIERAERIHASGRHVPEFFSLPTAIDNSRKNQTYNTPALATLFLLDQQLKWINGQGGLSWSTARTKDSSTRLYTWAEESKYASPFVTDAAKRSQVIGTIDFSDEIDAAAVAKVLRANGIVDTEPYRKLGRNQLRVAMFPAIDPADVEALTKCVDYVIEKL, encoded by the coding sequence GTGGCTGATATCCAGATCCCCGCTGACATCAAGCCCGCCGACGGACGTTTCGGCGCGGGCCCCTCCAAGGTGCGGACGGAGGCGCTGGACGCGCTGGCCGCCACCGGTACCTCTCTGCTCGGCACGTCCCACCGCCAGGCCCCGGTGAAGAACCTGGTCGGCCAGGTCCGCGAGGGCGTCAGCGAGCTGTTCTCGCTGCCCGAGGGCTACGAGGTCGTCCTCGGCAACGGCGGCTCCACGGCGTTCTGGGACGTCGCGACGCACGGCCTGATCGAGAACAAGAGCCAGCACCTGACCTTCGGCGAGTTCAGCTCGAAGTTCGCCAAGGCCGCGAAGCTCGCCCCCTGGCTCGCCGAGCCCACGGTCGTCTCCTCCGACCCCGGCACGCACCCGGAGGCACAGGCCGAGGCGGGTGTCGACGTCTACGCGTTCACCCACAACGAGACCTCCACCGGTGTCGCGGCCCCGATCAGGCGCGTGGCCGGCGCCGACGAGGGCGCCCTCGTCCTGGTCGACGCCACCTCCGGCGCCGGCGGCCTGCCCGTCGACATCGCCGAGACCGACGTCTACTACTTCGCCCCGCAGAAGTCCTTCGCCTCCGACGGCGGCCTGTGGATCGGTGTCTTCTCCCCGGCCGCCATCGAGCGCGCCGAGCGGATCCACGCCTCCGGCCGCCACGTCCCGGAGTTCTTCAGCCTGCCCACGGCGATCGACAACTCCCGCAAGAACCAGACGTACAACACCCCGGCCCTCGCCACCCTCTTCCTGCTCGACCAGCAGCTGAAGTGGATCAACGGCCAGGGCGGTCTGAGCTGGTCCACGGCCCGTACGAAGGACTCCTCGACCCGGCTGTACACCTGGGCGGAGGAGAGCAAGTACGCGAGCCCGTTCGTCACGGACGCGGCCAAGCGCTCCCAGGTCATCGGCACGATCGACTTCTCGGACGAGATCGACGCCGCCGCCGTCGCCAAGGTCCTGCGCGCCAACGGCATCGTCGACACCGAGCCCTACCGCAAGCTCGGCCGCAACCAGCTGCGCGTCGCCATGTTCCCGGCGATCGACCCGGCGGACGTCGAGGCCCTCACCAAGTGCGTCGACTACGTGATCGAGAAGCTGTAA
- a CDS encoding cytochrome P450, producing the protein MPESAPEPAPVPLFGARFQGEPASLYRGLRREHGEVVPVLLDGDVPAWLVLGYRELHQVTSDPELFSRDSALWNQWQRVPADWPLLPVISPEQPSVLGTVGERHRQRAALIEEALEAVEPLELRGHVERFADELIDGVCGMGAADLVGQFAAPLPARVLAHLFGFREEHGPGLVAALNDILDGQDRAMAAEGYLRTAMARLVAERRERPGDDVVSRLLAGARAYEVTVEEVTHDVMVMLAVGHQPTADWIGNSLRLMLTDERFAASLFGGRSSVAEAMNEVLWEDAPIQNVAGRWAARDTRLGGRVLRAGDLVLLGLQGANSDPRVRARGAALTGGNNAHFSFGHGEHRCPFPAQETAEVIARTGIEVVLDRLPDLDLAVPAGSLVRRASPWLRGLVALPVRFTPGPVRGI; encoded by the coding sequence ATGCCCGAATCCGCCCCCGAACCGGCCCCCGTGCCCCTCTTCGGCGCCCGCTTCCAGGGCGAACCCGCCTCCCTGTACCGGGGGTTGCGGCGGGAGCACGGCGAGGTGGTGCCCGTGCTGCTCGACGGGGACGTACCGGCGTGGCTGGTGCTCGGCTACCGGGAGCTGCACCAGGTGACGAGCGATCCGGAGCTGTTCAGCCGGGACTCCGCGCTGTGGAACCAGTGGCAGCGTGTTCCGGCCGACTGGCCGCTGCTTCCCGTGATCAGCCCGGAGCAGCCGTCGGTCCTCGGCACGGTCGGCGAGCGGCACCGGCAGCGGGCCGCGCTGATCGAGGAGGCGCTGGAGGCGGTCGAGCCGCTCGAACTGCGCGGTCATGTCGAGCGGTTCGCCGACGAGTTGATCGACGGCGTGTGCGGGATGGGCGCGGCCGATCTGGTGGGGCAGTTCGCGGCGCCGCTGCCCGCACGCGTCCTGGCCCATCTCTTCGGCTTCCGGGAGGAGCACGGGCCCGGGCTGGTGGCGGCGCTGAACGACATCCTCGACGGCCAGGACCGGGCGATGGCGGCCGAGGGGTATCTGCGGACGGCGATGGCCCGACTGGTGGCGGAGCGCCGGGAGCGGCCCGGGGACGACGTGGTGTCGCGGCTGCTGGCGGGGGCGCGGGCGTACGAGGTGACGGTCGAGGAGGTCACCCATGACGTGATGGTGATGCTGGCGGTGGGGCATCAGCCGACGGCGGACTGGATCGGCAACTCGCTGCGGCTGATGCTGACGGACGAGCGGTTCGCGGCGTCGCTGTTCGGGGGGCGCAGCAGTGTCGCGGAGGCCATGAACGAGGTGCTGTGGGAGGACGCCCCGATCCAGAACGTGGCGGGCCGCTGGGCGGCGCGGGACACACGGCTGGGTGGGCGGGTCCTTCGTGCGGGTGATCTGGTCCTGCTCGGGCTGCAGGGGGCGAACTCCGATCCCCGGGTACGGGCGCGGGGGGCCGCGCTGACCGGGGGGAACAACGCGCACTTCTCCTTCGGGCACGGGGAGCACCGGTGTCCCTTCCCCGCGCAGGAGACGGCCGAGGTCATCGCCCGAACGGGTATCGAGGTCGTCCTCGACCGCCTCCCGGACCTGGACCTCGCGGTCCCGGCCGGCTCCCTGGTCCGGCGCGCCTCCCCCTGGCTCCGGGGCCTGGTGGCACTGCCGGTCCGATTCACCCCGGGCCCGGTACGAGGGATCTGA
- a CDS encoding DUF742 domain-containing protein, protein MSRPGRDDLPDRLYTLTGGRSRSAPGTPFDLVTLVVAESQPAPGMQSEHVAILRLTERPTAVVEIAAQLRLPVSITKVLLSDLLTAGRVSARHPNQATLVDLDILEQVLVGLRNL, encoded by the coding sequence ATGAGCCGGCCCGGCAGGGACGACCTGCCCGACCGGCTGTACACGCTCACCGGGGGGCGCAGCCGTTCCGCGCCCGGAACACCGTTCGACCTGGTGACCCTGGTGGTCGCGGAGAGCCAGCCGGCACCGGGCATGCAGTCGGAGCATGTGGCGATCCTGCGGCTGACGGAGCGGCCCACGGCGGTGGTGGAGATCGCCGCCCAGCTGCGGCTGCCGGTGAGCATCACGAAGGTGCTGCTCTCCGACCTCCTCACGGCGGGCCGGGTCAGCGCCCGGCATCCGAACCAGGCCACGCTGGTCGATCTGGACATTCTGGAGCAGGTGCTCGTTGGACTACGCAATCTCTGA